The following nucleotide sequence is from Zea mays cultivar B73 chromosome 1, Zm-B73-REFERENCE-NAM-5.0, whole genome shotgun sequence.
actccaatccttcccgctgtcgtagcgtcccccacgcctggggtggtaacctcggcgcaccctctcgtcgaggtgggcccgacggtcgcgatgatggtgctcgttgccgaggtggcccggagccgcaggcgcagtgttgcgcgtgctcccggtgtagaccgaggcttcccgcatgaatcaggaagtcgcggcatgaggttccgaggggtatccctgccttcgggaggcagagctctcggcccgtcggaccgcagcgccttccaggagattcttgagctctccctggattcgccgaccctcggtggttgatggctccggcatcgcgcggagaagcatcgctgctgcagccaggttctgaccgaccccactggatgcgggttgcGGCctaaccctgacgtcgttggcgacgcggtgctggagaccctggggcaggtgacgtatttctccggccgggggttggcccgcccatgcctgcccgacgtcccggcggatcggctcaagcgctcctgctccctcgtcgagcctggcctgcgccccgcggacttgctcgagctgtgggtcgtgaccccccgccggaacggggaccacagctagctcccgtgggatgtcagcgcgaggcaccggcctagggagatcaccgtcctccggcatgccgagatgattgccttcggagggatcccctagctcgacatggaagcattcgcggcttgggccgcagtcctcgtcgtcgaggctgcggctaccgtcggaacagtcggagaggcagtagtcacatgcggtcatgaagtcccgcatggcactggggttgccaaatccagagaaatcccaacagatgttggggtcgtcatcttcctcggacccagagggcccgtaggtcgagacgtccgtcagccggtcccaaggcgaccgcatgcgaaaccccagagggtttgatctcgcctctacgagagcgcccgccaaagcaaggtcgctaggcggattgaggctgagtccaaatgacgtaggatgggaatcgatcggtacctttcggtcgacgagcagcgacatagtcacgttggggactgattgcaccgccgtctcaggtacgagggcgacgtcctgcaagctctccgcgagcgcactggcgtcgttcgcttgctcgggattggcgtgccgcggggagacggcgctcgccttcgtctcaaacgcgaggtcgatgcccgacgcgccccccgttggagcgctggggacgtcgactcgctcgacagccgacgaggcgcggcctcccgcttggccttggttgtcccgcctcctcctccgttggcgggggagaggactgggcgagctcgaatgttgttcttccaccatgcggggaagacgtcgtcgattccgccgccggcgggcgggctgtcggtcgccattgtcgttgtcgcgcggcggtggaaggagtatcatgtcgtagctgccgtcgaaggacatgaactcaagactcccgaaacggagcaccgtcccgggtcggagaggttgctggagactgcccatctggagcttgacgggaagctgttcgtcaacacgcagcaggcccctacctggcgcgccaactgtcggcgtttcgagaccggggggtccctaagccgacgagtgaatgtcgctgcgtgccccagcccagatgggtcgatgcgaggccgagcgcgaaggggggaagtgaggtggccggagatgggcgtgagagagttggaaatcccgcggccttcgtgttcgtcccgcgcccaggtcgggtgcgcttgtagtagggggttacaagcgtccacgcgggagagggaagcgagcggccccaagagagcgcttgtcccgtcctcgtccccgcgcggccaaccctctctaagagggccctggtccttccttttataggcgtaaggagaggatccaggtgtacaatgggggtgtagcagagtgctacgtgtctagcgggggagagctagcgccctaagtacatgccgatgtggcagccggagagatcttggcacccagctggtgtgatgtcgtggccgtcggaggagcgacggagcctggcggagggacagctgtcggagtggttgagtccttgctgacgtcctcctgcttccgtaagagagctgagagtcgccgtcgtcacagagcatgcggggcgccatcattgcctatctggcggagctagccagatgggacaccggtcttgttctctgcggcccgagtcggctcggggtagggtgatgatggcgcttcctgttgacgtggctggcctgcgccctaggttgggcgacgtggaggctcctccgaagccgagatcgagtctgtcttccatggccgaggccgagcccgagaccctgggtcaggcgaggcggaggtcgttcggcagaggccagggcggagtccgagccctggggtcgggcgaagcggagttcgtcgtcttttagggctgagcccgagtccgagccctggggtcgggcggagcggagttcgccgtcttccgggacttagcccgagtccgagccctgggtcgggcggagcggagttcgccgtcttccgggacttagcccgagtccgagccctgggtcgggcggagcggagttcaccgtcttccgggacttagcccgagtccgagccctgggtcgggcggagcggagttcgccgtcttccgggacttagcccgagtccgagccctgggtcgggcggagtggagcttcctatggtgcctttggcaggacctgactgcctgtcggtctcactctgtcaagtggcactgcaatcggagtggcgcaggcggcgctgtccttctgtcaggccggtcagtggagcggcgaagtgacagcggtcacttcggctctgccgggggcgtgcgtcaggataaaggtgtcaggccacctttgcgttaaatgctcctgcgattcggttggtcggtgcggcgatttagtgagggttgcttcttagcgaaggcagggcctcgggcgagccggagatgtgtccgccgttggagggggcctcaggcgagacggaaatcctctggggtcggctgcccttgtccgaggctaggctcgggcgaggcatgatcgagtcgctcgaatggactgatccctgacttaatcgcacccatcaggcctttgcagctttatgctgatgggggttaccagctgagaattaagagtcttgagggtacccctaattatggtccccgacagtaattGAGAAAGACAAGGAGGCGATTCGATTTCTCATTATTCATCAATCTCTCTTAGCTAGATACTTCATCGATCTCTTAGCTAGCTACTTATCACAGTCCTTATGACCGATTCTACATTTGAAACGAGAGGAATAAGATGGATTACCAGAGTCATTCATCAAATATGGTGCCCAACAACAACGACAAGTCATCGTCGAGCCGAACGAGCAACAACAGACCCGCTCAAATAATGTGTGCCATCACAACGAACGATTACTgatgtactccctccgtttttcTTTATTTGTCGCTTTTTAGTTCACAAATGAACTATCCGGCATCAAGTACATAAATGTTTGTGTTCTGTACTGCAGCTTTGATAGAAGTATAGTTGCCATAGATGGGGTATCGAACTACTGCCAAGCATATTTGCGGACTACATACGAGAATTATTACGCATCAGCAGTTAGTTGTGTACATGAAAATAAATAAACCATGCGCTCCCCTCTTTATCTTGCTTGTCAAATACCACTACGCGTGTGGACGTCAAAGACAGACGGGCAGGGGTGGTCCCATCCATCGTCTCTCTCCCACTTGCCAACCAGTAGCTAAAGCTGCTCTGAATCCAACAAGGAAACTGATTCCTCGTATACATAATCAGCACAGAACAAATTACTACATTTATATATGTAATCTCCGCACCAGAGTGCTAACAAAAGAACATAGTTTTTTCTCCATACACAGCCAAGCCAAACCTACCCTTGTTGATGAGACAGCAAATCTACACATTGAGGAATGcaccaaagaaaaagaaaaaaaaaggcgtATGAGATATCTCACAGAATAGTACACTACAGACATAGTAACAAGGTTCCTACCAGCCTGCCTGGATACATAAATCGCTATTCCATCTATTAACTTAAACCAAAGAAGCATACAATGATGTACCACAATATAATATATGATGGGCAAAGTACACGCACCAATGTTAGCAAAGTACACCGAGCACAAGAGCCGCTGCTAACACATCCAGGCAACCACAGCTGCTGAGAGACCCCCAGCAGCAGTCATGCGGCAAAACTGACTGTCTACTACCACAAATCTTGGAATCAGCATCATGTGGAGGTAACCAAAAATAAAATTACAGCAGGCACCTTCTTTCACCACCCTGGAAGAAAACTTGGACGTCGAGGGCTCCAGAGGTATTCCGATGCCGGACCAACAAACAGGAAGCTACATTAGAGAGCTGAATCAACAAGGAACACTACGAATCTACCATCTCGTCTTGCAACTCGCTAGGGGCAATGAGCCCCGGAATGGCAAGCATACGTTGGCGCTCCCTCTCTCTTTGGGCAGCAGCCTCTTCCGCGTATAGATCCTTGTTATCCTGAAAGCCAGGACATGTCCATCACAAGACAAAATCACTTGTAAACACAAGGCAGCAGCAGGAACAGAATTCGTCGCCAATCTGCTGGTGGCGCCAAGGGCCTATCCACTCCACAAGAACCATAGTATATGGTAAGCAAGAAATGCATCCTTATTCCTAGAGTCTATCTGTCACATCCCTACTTATCTCTCCTGGTTTGCCTCAAAAAATGCAATAATAATTAGGATGAAAGGTTACCTGAACTGAGAACTCCTTGGACTGCACCAGGAAGTCTCTAATATGGTTTTTGAAGCTTGGAAGATCAAGTTTTGAACTAAGAAGACCATCTACAAACTTTGTCACCTATCCGAAAAATTCATGTTAGGTTTGTGGCAACTCATGTAACAACCAAACCACTCTATGCCTGCAGTCATACCTCGGTTACTGTCATGTTAGGAAATGATGTCCCTAAGAGCTTTATGGTGTAATCTCGAACAAACATAGCATTATCCGTATATTGGTAAGGTACAGAAGACGCGTCCCATAGAGGCTCCGTTAGACCATCAACCTACATATAAGCAAATCCAACAATTAGAGGAACAAATAAAATGAAGGGTTACCGGGGGAAGTGATATAAGCATACCGCACAAAACAAGTGTTGCAGCACCGAAACATGAAGCTTGAAACCAGGTTTGTGGAATGTGTCTGTGAGgactgcaaaaatctcttgctcaatTGTCAAAAAGTAGGTTTTGTAGAATTGGTTTTGGAATCCTGAAgcctgcaaacagataaaatgggAGAGTTGGCTTCCGTGTAGTTATATAATGACAGCATTGGACGGAACGTGTTTTCCCACCTGGAATTTTTTCAAGATCTCCAACAACAGGCTAAGGCCAGTCTCTGCAATATTTCTCTCTGTATGTCTGAACGCCCAATTAATTGAATCGATCACAAGCTTCAATTGCTGAAACAGGAAGTCAAGTAATAATCATATATAACATAAGAATTCAAAGTTGACAATATTTCACATCAACGCCTCAAAACAAGGGGTTACTACTAACCTGACTTGAAAGCTGGATTAATGCTTGGAAGCAATGGGTGCCAATTGCACGAAGCAAAGAAAAAAATTTGAGGCGGTGCTCAGGATAATCTTCAAAGTTCTTAGTAATCATCTGATGAGAAAGAGAATAAACAACTAAATGCTATGTCAAGATGTACTTGAAAAGAAAATCAGTAACAAAAGCAACTTAATAGTAGCATTCGTACCTCAAGGGTGCACTGGAAAACAGCCTCAAATATACGAGGCACATCCTCAAGCATTTCCCCTTTGTACCTGCAGGAAAGAATTAACCTTTCGAATTGATGCaaaagataaaattaatgagaaaTGGCCACGAATGCAGAAAAATTTTAACCGTTATAATTGATGCAAAGATGCAATTAATGAGAAATAGCCAAGAATGGAAATACATGAATTCAATTGTGGCTCTAGACATCCGACGTGACTTTTTTAAGAGGAATTAATTTAAAAAAATTCAGGTGCAGCTTCGTTTGGAAAAAAATCGGCATGTGACCATGGTACAGAATGAACAAAGAACAGGCATACTATACTTGTTAATGATTGTTGCAAACAAGGACAGAACTTCAGACTCCCTTGCATCGGGTACATTTCTAGCATAATCACCAAGAACAGGATCCATCATTGGTGGTACAAACTGCTTTCCTATATGTGGCAAATCTTCCGCCTTGTCCACAAAAGTCTCGATCAACTTTAGGGTTTCCCTCTTGACAGATCTGCCACAAATACAATTAATTTAGTAAAAAGACAATGAGATATTCAAAATCATGTTTCCGCTTAAGGGACATCTACATAAAAAACAAAGTACTGACAGCAAAGAAGTTATTTATAATACTACTGATGCattgcaaaaatggattactTATTTCACATGGAAACATATCAAGTGCAAACCAACCTATTGGTGCAAACCAACACAAGAATGAAGGTGGGAGAACCTTTTTAAAAATATCCAGGGGAGGTGGAAGTCTTGATTTGAAATATGATATTTTTTAAAAGGTCCTCCCGCCTCCATTCTTGTGTTGGTTTGTTCCCTATTCACATATCTCTAACTTATGTCATCCTATACAGCCATTAGGCAAGGTAACCAATGTAATTACAGCAGACCATTCTACAGGTACCCTATGGCCTATGCTCCACACCCACGACAGAGATCACCTCAAAGGAAATAATATTTTTTTAAATACAGAAAGCAATAGTTCATACCTCAAGAGTTTTACAAATGACGTCCTTGAGGCAAAGGGTCCTCCTTCAGCAATCGTGCTTGATACAAGCTCGCTGTACATTCTGATATGAAGAAAATGCATGACAGGAAGGAGAGAATTCATTAGCTAGTGAAGCTTTAGCACTGAAGAAATAAGGAGATGAATGCACCAGTGCTATCACAACAAAAAAAAGGGAAACACTGTGAGTAAAGTGGGGGTGGGGGGGGGGCTATGATTTTTCAGCAAACTAAAAAAGGGAAAAATGTTTTGGCTAGAATGTAATACTGTTGGAGGCTAGCCCAGAGCAGAGCAGTCATGTAACTACACAAAGTGATTTTAGCCACATGTTCTAGGTAAAGGGTACATACAAGTGCTCTGAAGACCTGGTATCTAACCTTGGGAGATGCAAGCTAAAACATTGGTAACAGATGATGCAAGCATGCAGCATACATACCTGTAGACTGTTAGCATGTCCAAGAAAATTAGTGAAATCTGTGGGAAGAAGTGTGGCCCAAGTGAGCTCGCAACACTTGTGTTTGTCTGCAAGCACATATAACAGTTGTCAGTACCCCACTACCCTAGTAGACATGTCAAGGGTAAAAGCAAGCCAATGAATCAAAGGCAGTGTTTCCAATTAGCACAAATTGAGAAAATGCAACAAATAATGTATAGTTGTTGACAGTCTCCAAATAGTGTTTGGAACAAATGCCATATTAAGCCGCTATGTTAGACTTGAAACTCACTTTTGAATCATGAGGTCAAGCTACCACTAGAAACAATCAATACTTCGTGGTCTAAACAAAGTAAAGGATATTCTAAATCACTTGAGAAAAAACCTGATATTCACAAAGCAAACCAGCAGAGCACATAATTGCTCATCAAACCTATTCAGAAATAGCCACAACTCAAATTTGCAGTAAAGATCAGCTGCCACTCCAATGCATCAAAAAATCATTCAAAACATGGTGGGCAACCAAATTTTTAAAGATTTCAAAACTGTGACAGCAGCCATTTACATTCAAAAGTTGGGGTTTAACTTTAACaagatacgcagctctcctgcgttttcGGGAAAAAAAACTTTAACAAGATGAGACAGACTTAGAATGGGCAAAAGCATTTCCTGGCCTGGCACCCACAAATGACACCAATCTAGAAATGATGTATTATACTCCAATAAACAATTCATTGGCGGTTCAGATGCATGGTACTTGTAAGACATCATGTGCAACTTAGGGCCTGTTTCGAAGTAAAGAATTTTTATACTTTCTAGGCAATACCATGGTTTATAGGAATACCAGAGTAATTTATGCCATAAGGTGTTTGGTTGCATTCCTAAAAGCTATGTTTTTAAAACCATGATATTTTAAATACCATGGTATTTTTGGAGTATCGGAAACTCCACTTCGACCCAATATTTTCATGGCATGGCTAGTTTTTTCCTAAATACAATGGTTTACTATGTTGTATCCAAATAATGTTTTTTAAAAAACATGGTATTCTTGGAGCTGGCCAAAACTATGGTATTGTCATGACAATCGCAAAGTATAGTATTGTAAAACCATGGTTCTGAGAAGCATTGTTGCCAATCAGACCCTTAAATGATCCTTGACCAGCATTGATGAAACTTAAGAATAAAGCAGAAGTTGTAAAATAGGATATTTTTCAGATTACATTTTTGTTACCTGTAGAATGTTGAGAACTGATCGGATAACATCTTGGTTCTTCAGGATATCAATACTTTGGCTTGCCTGTCCGATTATTTCTGCCCACTTCTGTAAAATCATGAAACCAAAGTGTAACCAAGGTAAAATCGTATTCAAGAAGCCATAGCTAAAACGAGTGCATGCTACTATGCTAGAATACGAAACAAGAAACCTGGTTAGGAAGGCTCATCAATCTCTTGAGGTATTCATCCCTATTAGTGTTGTCAGATTCAGCTTGGATCATATGGCCAACCTGAGCGGTGAGCACAGAAAATGTTTTTAAAAAATAATTAATGATGGATTATTTTATTGAACCAGTTTTTCCCGTTCATGTTCAACATACTGATTCGTAAAACGTATGAATCTGATGTGGCTCAAGATCGGCGATGGTTGTAGCAAGGTTGGACAGAAGTTCAGAAACAAATGGTTCATTCTCGCCCACCTGGAGAAAATGTGCAAATGTGAAAATCAAAACCTGGCAAAGATCTAAGGAGGATTATTTATATGTAAGAATTTGAGACTAGCGAAACAAATTTTGTAGGTCATGATGGGTAAGTTGAACCAACCCCGCAAGAGTTCACTTTTAAAACAACAAAAAAAGAAATATCAACTACAAGCATATAGACCTCTGGGAAAAGTCTTGAACTTACCTGTTGTGTCACAAACTTGCGCTTGCATTTTTGAACAATTTTCAGGAAGGTATCACATGCCATATCCTGCCACAAGCCACAGCACATATCACACATGGTATTCATTGAAGACATTATTGAAAACGCTGACTTAAGTGAATATGCAAATGGAGGCCCAAATACAAAAGGGTAAGAGAGGCATCAAGCCATCAACTACCAAATAAGGTCAAGGTACAAACAAAAGGATGAGAAATGACTTGTTAAACCACATACTCAAACAAGAAATGATGGCCATGCATTCGAGAAAAACAAAAAGATGACCAGACTACATAAACAATAAAAAGATGCATCTTTGCCAACtcaaagaatacaaaggcaaaacTGACCTGAACTCCAGGATGCATCTCATGCATGAACTCAAACAATTTGTTGACCACAGTTTTCAAAAACTTCCAATGAGCCCTGAGAAATCTTGGATACTGACCAACAACATACCTAACAATTACATCACAAATCAGCAAattataataaataaaataatcatATACATGTGATAAATGGAAGATAAATGCTTTATTACATAATGTTACTTGCAATCACAGCTTTATTGTCCTTTCCCTTTGTGATTTCACAGAGGTTTAGCAAATCACGAATAACCATAACCAGAAATCTATTCTCCTGCAACATACCCATGAGATGAAATTAGAATTCCAGTACACTACATCCAACATTAgctgcgaaagggcctctagcgtgtaatggttaaggcttccgagtagcacccTCCAGGTCCCGGGTTCGATCCCCCTCAGGGGCGAATttcaggcttggttaaaaaatcccctcgttgtgccccgcccgctcccgggttacgtcctgcgcgccACCCTCCATCTGGGCCGCTGCAGAGTGGGCGGTGATggcccgctagtgatgggggGGTCAGGGCTTTTCTCGGACAGGACCATGTTTTGGTCACTGGaagggcggtctttccctccccggccgagtttttACATCCAACATTAGCTAAGGATTGATACTTCCATAATTGTTTCTCAGAAGCAAGAGAAGGGTCAGAACAACATACAAACCTGCTCCTCTACCATAGAACCTGATATTGATCCAATAGCCCAACAGAGAGTATTAAGGTTATTCCAACTCCAGTCTTCTCCATTTAATTGCTTGCTTAGTTTCTTCAACATCTGAAATTCCAAAGTAAACTATCCTAAGTGCTGGGTAAATTCACAAACGGCAATAATAGAACAAGAACTGCTATTCACTATGGCCTTCATCACAGTTACATTGAATCAGGCCTTCTAACCATAAAAGTACAAGCTACAACGTAAGCACCATAAACCACTTCTGAAATTAACTAACTGTTACAAGCTTCATTCATTTAGTATTATTTTCTGAGCAAGTTAAGCATACAGTACTATTAATTACATTTTGTTCTTAAACACAAGTATCCGTGAACACACCTGTTGTTCTGTGTCCTCGTGATCAAGATGGGATAAATAGATCAGTGTTTCCCTCATGATCTGATATCATCCAAAATAATGGCAATTTCAACATCAGACAGAAGGTTACAAAGCTTATAAAGCAAAAGGCATATGAATTGCAGGGCGGTACGAAATTAGGCAATCCTTTTACTAACCTTGTACTGAACAAGAACGTCGTTGTCTTTCATTGTCTCGCGTACAATATTGCCGTTTTCGTCTTCAACAATAAGTACTTCCTCAGGCTTTGCCATACGGCAAATCATCAGCATCCGTAGTTTCGAGAGTGGGCCAGAGTAAAGCTGTCTCCTCTGTTTAACAGCTGTGCCCCCATCTACCATTCCAGGAACCATCTGCGCCTACAGCATGGTTTTAATAAAATTCAAAGTCAGAACAAAACACTAAGTAGAGACATCGAACTAAGAAAAAAAAAGATCCCAAAGAAAGGCAGTCTACATAGGAGCAACTAAAACTATCATAAAACCCAAATGGGAAAGGACGCTGAAGAAACGTCACAACAATGTATGATAAGTAGAAAGTCATTATTCGTTTATTAAGGCAATGTTCCAAAAGTTAAATAAAAGCACCTGAAGCCCCATCATGCTTACAGTTACTGCAGGTTCCATTTGATTGTGTGCTTCAAATAGCTCTAATACAAATACATTCCAGTAATCCAAGGACACCTGTAAAGTTTCATAAGAAGGCCTGTAAATTATCCAATGTTGTAAGATGGTCTTACAGCATATTTCTGTGACAAAAATATTTCAGCATCCCTACCTTAAAAACCTCTGTATCGTCAACATATGAAATTCCAATAAGGTACTCGAGACCCATAAGCAAAGCAGCAATATTTTCTTGAGTTGTTTCCAGTATACGCATGT
It contains:
- the LOC100384227 gene encoding protein EXPORTIN 1A isoform X2 translates to MAEKLRDLSQPVDVTLLDATVAAFYGTGSKEERSAADQILRDLQNNPDMWLQVVHILQNSQNLNTKFFALQILESVIKYRWNALPVDQRDGIKNYISDVIVQLSSNEVTFRQERLYVNKLNIILVQVLKHEWPARWSSFIPDLVAAAKSSETLCENCMAILKLLSEEIFDFSRGEMTQQKIKELKSSLNSEFRLIHELCLYVLSATQRPELIRATLATLHAFLSWIPVGFIFESPLLETLLKFFPMAAYRNLTLQCLTEVAALQFGDFYNVQYVKTYTFFIIQLQAILPPEKIPDVYANGSTEEQAFIQNLALFFTSFFKNHMRILETTQENIAALLMGLEYLIGISYVDDTEVFKVSLDYWNVFVLELFEAHNQMEPAVTAQMVPGMVDGGTAVKQRRQLYSGPLSKLRMLMICRMAKPEEVLIVEDENGNIVRETMKDNDVLVQYKIMRETLIYLSHLDHEDTEQQMLKKLSKQLNGEDWSWNNLNTLCWAIGSISGSMVEEQENRFLVMVIRDLLNLCEITKGKDNKAVIASNIMYVVGQYPRFLRAHWKFLKTVVNKLFEFMHEMHPGVQDMACDTFLKIVQKCKRKFVTQQVGENEPFVSELLSNLATTIADLEPHQIHTFYESVGHMIQAESDNTNRDEYLKRLMSLPNQKWAEIIGQASQSIDILKNQDVIRSVLNILQTNTSVASSLGPHFFPQISLIFLDMLTVYRMYSELVSSTIAEGGPFASRTSFVKLLRSVKRETLKLIETFVDKAEDLPHIGKQFVPPMMDPVLGDYARNVPDARESEVLSLFATIINKYKGEMLEDVPRIFEAVFQCTLEMITKNFEDYPEHRLKFFSLLRAIGTHCFQALIQLSSQQLKLVIDSINWAFRHTERNIAETGLSLLLEILKKFQASGFQNQFYKTYFLTIEQEIFAVLTDTFHKPGFKLHVSVLQHLFCAVDGLTEPLWDASSVPYQYTDNAMFVRDYTIKLLGTSFPNMTVTEVTKFVDGLLSSKLDLPSFKNHIRDFLVQSKEFSVQALGATSRLATNSVPAAALCLQVILSCDGHVLAFRITRIYTRKRLLPKERGSANVCLPFRGSLPLASCKTRW